One part of the Tunicatimonas pelagia genome encodes these proteins:
- a CDS encoding SDR family oxidoreductase, which translates to MSELRTKNQYEKQNPLDQYPRPPFPRQPQERPGVIGKMEPLPDHGEKSYQGFGRLKGRKALITGGDSGIGRATAIAFAREGADVAINYLPEEEENARQVVELIEAEGRQAVSIPGDIVQEDFCQTLVEEAVSKLGGLDIVVNNAGRQTAQQSIEELTTEQYDNTFKVNVYAPFWICKAAVPHLEAGASIINTASVQSFDPSESLLDYAQTKACNVAFTKALSQQMAEKGIRVNAVAPGPFWTPLQSSGGQPQDKIEEFGSTTPMGRPGQPAEIAPIYVLLASQESSYMTGEVVSVTGGMMPY; encoded by the coding sequence ATGAGCGAGCTAAGAACAAAAAATCAGTACGAAAAGCAGAATCCGCTAGATCAATATCCACGTCCTCCTTTTCCTCGGCAGCCTCAGGAACGCCCAGGTGTTATTGGTAAGATGGAACCTTTACCCGATCACGGTGAAAAAAGCTATCAGGGCTTCGGGCGATTAAAAGGACGTAAAGCATTGATTACTGGCGGTGATTCCGGTATTGGCCGGGCTACGGCTATTGCTTTTGCCCGCGAAGGGGCTGATGTAGCCATTAACTATTTGCCTGAGGAAGAAGAGAATGCCCGGCAGGTAGTTGAATTAATAGAGGCTGAAGGGCGCCAAGCTGTTTCTATTCCGGGAGATATTGTCCAAGAAGACTTTTGCCAAACGCTAGTAGAAGAAGCCGTAAGCAAATTAGGTGGATTAGATATTGTAGTAAACAACGCTGGTCGCCAAACCGCTCAGCAATCGATTGAAGAGCTGACCACCGAGCAATACGACAACACTTTCAAGGTAAATGTGTACGCCCCCTTCTGGATTTGTAAGGCGGCTGTACCCCATCTAGAAGCCGGAGCTTCCATCATTAACACTGCTTCAGTGCAAAGCTTCGATCCATCAGAGAGTCTGCTCGACTACGCCCAAACGAAGGCCTGCAATGTGGCTTTCACTAAAGCCCTTTCGCAGCAAATGGCTGAAAAAGGTATACGGGTAAACGCCGTAGCTCCCGGCCCATTCTGGACTCCGCTCCAATCAAGTGGAGGACAGCCCCAGGATAAAATCGAAGAATTTGGCTCTACTACCCCGATGGGTCGCCCCGGCCAACCAGCGGAAATAGCTCCTATCTACGTGTTGTTGGCATCGCAAGAATCAAGCTATATGACGGGCGAAGTGGTAAGCGTAACCGGAGGAATGATGCCGTACTAA
- a CDS encoding HYC_CC_PP family protein — translation MNKLARSYRFIATVLALLILISSVGFSVNMHFCMGELVSVSLFGEAEPCAMAASEPSCHASDTAKISKMDCCQDSSFSVKSEAEAATSYTVEIPRSALTSLVLLPFLPLDFLLPTTSILTDYPYLAYKPPLLSQDVPVLVQSLLI, via the coding sequence ATGAATAAACTAGCACGTTCATACCGATTCATCGCCACTGTTTTAGCACTGCTGATATTAATTTCATCGGTGGGGTTTAGTGTGAACATGCACTTCTGCATGGGTGAGCTAGTGAGCGTAAGCCTCTTTGGTGAGGCAGAACCTTGTGCTATGGCTGCCAGTGAGCCGTCCTGTCACGCATCTGATACAGCTAAAATAAGCAAAATGGACTGTTGTCAAGACAGTTCGTTCTCGGTAAAATCGGAGGCTGAGGCTGCTACTTCCTACACAGTAGAGATTCCCCGGTCAGCACTAACCTCGCTAGTTTTACTGCCTTTCTTACCATTAGATTTCCTGCTTCCTACGACCAGCATTCTTACTGATTATCCCTATCTGGCGTATAAACCGCCTCTGCTGAGCCAAGATGTTCCTGTATTGGTTCAGTCACTCCTTATTTAA
- a CDS encoding heavy-metal-associated domain-containing protein, whose product MKNSIIFVLALLVFTPLANAQSNQRDKYTIQVDGLGCPFCAYGLEKKFKEFKGIDDVKIAMETGIFTFSYPADNPLTVEQVEQQVELAGYTPMSTEIARADGSIETGKEGQVADSRTEASDLLRSEMFVAGNCEMCQARIEKAALKVNGATQVNWNVQTKMLTVTYDAASTSETAISEAIAAVGHDTEFTQAQDSKYEKLPACCLYRK is encoded by the coding sequence ATGAAAAATTCAATCATATTCGTTTTAGCGCTATTAGTATTTACTCCGCTGGCAAACGCCCAGTCCAATCAAAGAGATAAATATACTATACAAGTAGACGGTTTAGGCTGTCCGTTTTGTGCCTACGGTTTAGAGAAGAAATTCAAAGAGTTCAAAGGAATCGACGATGTGAAAATCGCGATGGAAACCGGTATCTTCACGTTCTCCTACCCAGCCGATAATCCGCTAACGGTAGAGCAAGTAGAACAGCAAGTAGAACTAGCCGGATACACCCCCATGAGTACCGAAATTGCCCGAGCCGATGGAAGCATTGAGACTGGAAAAGAAGGGCAGGTTGCTGATAGCCGTACTGAAGCATCAGATTTGCTTCGCTCAGAAATGTTCGTAGCCGGAAATTGCGAAATGTGTCAGGCCAGAATTGAAAAAGCCGCCCTGAAAGTTAACGGAGCAACCCAAGTAAACTGGAATGTACAAACCAAAATGCTAACCGTTACCTACGATGCTGCATCTACTTCGGAAACTGCCATCTCAGAGGCTATTGCCGCAGTGGGGCATGATACCGAATTTACCCAGGCTCAAGATAGTAAATACGAGAAACTGCCGGCTTGCTGCCTGTACCGGAAGTAA
- a CDS encoding NHL repeat-containing protein, whose amino-acid sequence MPKNRPTVPYHDTAENMNITTNYSRTRLLLISLLATIWFASCGRTDWQETATIDVQEHTPIGLVLLEEALWISDGDNNQLVKLTQQGDVEAIVADLDRPMHLDTDGESLIVPEYGSDRIVKITGNSTQELTIPDSLDAPAGVSVLGNEMVIADFYNHRVLYSDGKSWQSFGKKGSNEGEFNYPTDVQVTPDKIYVADAYNHRVQVFDKSGAHLQTIGQRQQMNAATGIFVSDNELFVTDFENNRVLIFDLAGNLLQTISDKLDKPTDIVASGNRMWITNYGGRNVTVYKR is encoded by the coding sequence GTGCCTAAAAATCGACCAACGGTTCCGTATCACGACACTGCCGAAAATATGAATATCACGACGAATTATAGCCGAACCAGATTACTTTTGATAAGCTTACTGGCTACTATCTGGTTTGCCTCCTGTGGGCGAACCGACTGGCAAGAGACCGCTACAATTGACGTACAAGAGCACACCCCAATTGGGTTGGTATTGTTAGAGGAAGCCCTCTGGATTTCTGACGGAGATAATAATCAATTAGTGAAACTAACACAGCAAGGCGATGTAGAAGCCATAGTTGCTGATTTGGACAGACCAATGCACCTGGATACCGATGGTGAAAGCTTGATAGTGCCGGAGTACGGCTCCGACCGAATAGTAAAGATTACGGGCAACAGCACTCAAGAACTTACCATTCCTGATAGCTTAGATGCGCCAGCGGGCGTTTCGGTGCTGGGAAACGAAATGGTCATTGCCGACTTCTATAATCATCGGGTGCTGTACTCGGACGGAAAAAGCTGGCAATCTTTTGGCAAGAAAGGAAGCAACGAGGGTGAATTTAACTATCCAACCGATGTGCAGGTTACTCCAGACAAAATTTATGTAGCCGATGCCTACAACCACCGCGTTCAGGTTTTTGATAAGTCAGGGGCGCACTTGCAGACGATTGGGCAACGCCAGCAGATGAATGCTGCTACGGGCATCTTTGTGTCAGACAACGAGTTGTTCGTAACTGATTTTGAAAATAATCGAGTGCTGATTTTCGATTTAGCTGGAAACCTACTCCAGACTATTTCGGATAAACTTGATAAGCCCACCGATATTGTAGCGAGTGGCAACCGGATGTGGATTACCAACTACGGCGGAAGAAACGTAACAGTATACAAACGGTAG
- a CDS encoding TrkH family potassium uptake protein → MSALSRFISSINPYTLLMLGYITLMIVGAILLSLPFVHEEPVSFLDALFTAISAVSTTGLITVSTPDSYNLAGEIIIILLIQIGGIGYMSLASFVVLANRKKISTLSESLIKTDFSLPEGFSIVEFIRSVVIFAFSIEAVGALALFFLFRQADTPDAFWQAIFHSISAFCTAGFSLFNNSLEDFKFNFWINLIITLLALGGSIGFIVFSDVYLRVTGRKKQLTYTSRIILRFTLVFISVGSFIVFLAESQFDSYSSENSLLVAIFQVMTASTTVGFNTYAIGDLSSGVLFLIVVMMLSGASPSGTGGGIKSTTITALYAVMMCTLRGKEYITFSQRTIPPDKVRLAATNFFFYIIVLGVGIFLLSQVEEHPIFEVIFEATSALGTVGLSTGITGALTPLGKIFIIMLMFLGRVGPITFGLALMKTEQTSTVREEMGDIVI, encoded by the coding sequence ATGTCAGCACTCTCCCGTTTTATTAGCAGTATCAATCCCTATACATTGCTAATGTTGGGGTACATTACCCTCATGATTGTGGGCGCTATTCTTCTTTCCCTACCTTTTGTTCACGAGGAACCAGTTTCGTTTTTAGACGCTCTGTTTACGGCAATCTCTGCTGTATCTACTACCGGACTCATTACGGTAAGCACACCCGATAGCTACAACTTAGCCGGCGAGATTATTATTATTCTCCTGATACAGATCGGGGGTATTGGCTACATGTCGCTGGCTTCGTTTGTTGTATTAGCTAATCGTAAAAAAATATCTACGTTAAGTGAGAGTCTCATTAAAACGGACTTTAGCCTTCCTGAAGGATTTTCAATTGTTGAGTTTATTCGCAGCGTGGTTATTTTTGCTTTTAGTATTGAAGCGGTAGGAGCACTGGCGCTCTTTTTCCTATTTCGGCAAGCTGATACTCCCGATGCATTTTGGCAGGCTATTTTTCATAGTATTTCCGCATTTTGTACCGCAGGCTTCAGCCTGTTCAACAATAGTTTAGAAGACTTTAAGTTTAACTTTTGGATCAATCTTATTATCACGTTGCTGGCATTGGGTGGCTCAATTGGGTTCATTGTTTTTTCAGATGTTTACCTACGGGTAACCGGCAGAAAGAAACAACTCACCTACACCAGTCGGATTATTCTCAGGTTTACGTTAGTATTTATTTCAGTAGGGTCATTTATCGTTTTTCTAGCGGAAAGTCAGTTTGATTCTTATAGTTCGGAAAATAGTCTTCTGGTTGCAATATTTCAGGTGATGACGGCTTCCACCACGGTTGGTTTTAATACGTACGCTATTGGCGATTTATCCAGTGGCGTGCTATTTCTAATTGTCGTAATGATGCTTTCGGGAGCTTCTCCTTCGGGTACCGGAGGGGGTATTAAATCTACCACCATTACGGCATTGTACGCAGTAATGATGTGTACGCTACGGGGCAAAGAATACATTACTTTTTCCCAACGAACCATACCACCCGATAAGGTAAGACTGGCTGCTACTAACTTCTTTTTTTACATTATTGTGCTAGGGGTTGGTATCTTTCTTCTAAGCCAAGTAGAAGAACATCCTATCTTCGAAGTGATTTTTGAAGCTACCTCAGCTTTAGGAACGGTGGGCTTGAGTACCGGAATTACCGGAGCACTTACACCTCTGGGTAAAATCTTCATTATTATGCTCATGTTTTTGGGCAGAGTAGGACCAATTACTTTTGGATTAGCCCTAATGAAAACGGAGCAAACTTCTACTGTAAGAGAAGAAATGGGTGATATTGTGATTTAA
- a CDS encoding DUF697 domain-containing protein, with translation MRNRNILFWGLLGSGILFVLFLIIVGNILTIGDNIAEIHPYLSYAFYLVTVLLLFFLIIRPLLSVFTLPEIKAGQFLDEDMSDPGSKEARKVAKQLIGQGQLEPTEKNELSRLLKSGQDPSEALGRIFDGRLDRMDNIVHRHAKQVFISTALSQNGRLDAILVLMINFRMMKELVRNYGYRPTYGQLVKTYTKVLAAALIADGIEDTQLAEIFPQISRGFLGVIPGLGTLSSSILQGTGNAFLTLRVGYITKGYYAMAGQGLSRRELRVSANKTAIKKLSLIVRESLLVFPREAQRKAKEVLKFV, from the coding sequence ATGAGAAACAGAAATATATTATTCTGGGGATTGCTGGGTAGCGGCATTCTCTTTGTACTCTTTTTGATTATTGTTGGCAACATTTTAACTATTGGCGATAACATTGCTGAGATTCATCCCTACCTGAGCTATGCTTTCTACCTAGTAACGGTTTTATTGCTCTTTTTTCTGATTATTCGCCCGCTACTTAGTGTATTCACTCTTCCTGAAATTAAGGCCGGACAGTTTTTGGACGAAGATATGAGCGACCCTGGCTCGAAGGAAGCTCGTAAAGTAGCCAAACAGCTTATTGGGCAGGGCCAACTGGAACCAACAGAAAAGAATGAACTGAGTCGCCTGCTTAAAAGTGGACAAGATCCTTCCGAAGCATTAGGGAGAATTTTTGACGGTCGGCTCGACCGGATGGATAATATTGTGCATCGGCACGCTAAGCAGGTCTTCATTTCCACAGCTTTATCTCAGAACGGACGACTAGATGCCATTTTGGTACTTATGATTAACTTCCGTATGATGAAGGAGCTAGTGCGTAACTACGGTTATCGGCCTACCTACGGGCAGTTGGTTAAAACCTACACAAAGGTATTGGCGGCAGCTCTCATTGCCGATGGTATCGAAGATACCCAATTGGCTGAAATTTTCCCGCAGATTAGTCGGGGCTTTTTAGGAGTTATACCTGGGCTGGGCACTCTCTCTTCTTCTATTTTGCAAGGTACCGGAAATGCTTTTCTAACCCTTCGGGTTGGCTACATCACCAAAGGGTACTACGCTATGGCGGGGCAGGGTTTATCCCGCCGCGAGCTTCGGGTTTCAGCTAACAAAACTGCCATCAAGAAGCTTTCGCTAATTGTACGTGAATCACTACTGGTATTTCCTCGCGAGGCTCAGCGCAAAGCTAAAGAAGTGCTAAAGTTTGTGTAA
- a CDS encoding endonuclease/exonuclease/phosphatase family protein has translation MARFLKNIIPVLVLLSALIFVIPTRTYLVDTIQSFALQTMLVYGFVAIVLMVGRQKKLAASFFMAFSVILAYVVSSLNTSNTQDYQFEEHAFRVANFNVLESDTQYDEIAGEAHSTQADLLSFQEIDSLLMAELTVRLEEKYPYYHEAYSTEQEVTGVAVFSKYPVEGFTAYYWGGQPNLTGNVLLPDTSVHFVATHTLSPYSPNRYTKRNQHLQQLARYLEDIEGAVLAIGGFNAIP, from the coding sequence GTGGCGAGATTTCTGAAAAATATTATCCCAGTACTTGTACTACTTTCTGCCCTGATATTTGTCATCCCCACCCGTACCTACTTGGTCGATACCATTCAGTCTTTTGCTCTTCAAACAATGCTAGTGTATGGGTTTGTTGCTATCGTATTAATGGTAGGCCGACAAAAAAAACTAGCAGCCTCTTTTTTTATGGCATTCTCGGTAATTTTAGCATACGTAGTCTCATCTCTGAACACTTCCAATACTCAAGATTATCAGTTTGAAGAGCACGCATTTCGTGTAGCGAATTTTAATGTGCTGGAGAGTGATACCCAATACGACGAAATAGCCGGAGAAGCCCACAGCACTCAGGCTGATTTATTATCTTTTCAAGAGATAGACAGTTTGCTAATGGCTGAACTGACGGTTCGGCTAGAGGAAAAGTATCCTTATTACCACGAAGCTTACAGTACTGAGCAAGAAGTTACCGGAGTAGCGGTGTTTTCTAAGTACCCCGTTGAAGGCTTTACGGCTTACTACTGGGGAGGCCAGCCTAACCTAACGGGCAATGTACTACTACCGGATACTAGCGTTCATTTTGTAGCCACTCACACATTATCTCCCTACAGCCCGAATCGGTATACTAAGCGCAATCAGCACCTACAGCAGTTGGCTCGTTACTTAGAAGACATAGAAGGAGCAGTATTAGCAATTGGCGGTTTTAACGCAATTCCTTAA
- a CDS encoding PAS domain S-box protein, whose protein sequence is MSRVPHLRKFAVTQVYGDSSNFILSSQVNYLFQIDLHGNIMFVNTAYEYKFGDKEEYIGQPFSENLHPDDEDKCEQITLRCIQSPREPLPIELRKAQSNGAYSTTYWEFVGLVDEQGKTIGVQGVGHDVGNEKEETLRLEQLSQLNQKLLTTSMQLMEVTSETVHPTVSEALKVIAQFLGFQRGLVYVREQKKDQLEGRLTYEYSSPEVFPLSSDVSQLSIKNFPWWTERASRCESFEISGIKNLPREAHRERWFLNMLNLESVVAIPVVYQQELTGYVLFVSSTQVEPKTDELLESLKSLGVILGKALHHIQLNQPLLDSRSQHKLLTENVADMVSKHDLDGTYNYVSPSCESLTGFKPSELLGTSPFNWIHPDDHAKASEHLEQVLAGECVRYQYRKRRKDGQYYWVEVTAQLVQEGKKQEVVTSIRSVHQQKLTEQANAELLAKSQRLNEKLQESQQKLKLTLARTQELNELLLKSEKKFRSLTEKSFDAIMMYDTQGVITYASPSVASVTGYTAEELVGNYARDYIFPEDLPLVGGIMHNAIANPRERFSSLSRIVRKDGEVIWVESVMTNLLMDESIQGLVSNFRDVTEQQKSEQAIKEYSKRLAIATESANIGIWDWIIPQNHMVWDERTCQMFGVNPKDKADDRIAWKDVVHPDDSKRVQDEKSAALQKRRNYDVEFRIIRQDTHQIRHIKSYAKVTFLEEEPVRMTGVNLDITTLKNAEEQLRKNVTALEKSNAELDQFVYSTSHNLRAPLASVLGLVSLLEGNSNLNEREQYLQLIENSIHRLDETIQEIIDYSRNSRIEISTEPIHFQHIIADVLDGLYFLRSSINIEINLNIADNLVFFSDISRVRMILNNLLSNAIKYFNPYAEQPSVTISVQSHLQGVELIVEDNGIGIPTEIQSKVFDMFFRATTSTNGSGLGLYIVREATHLLGGSISLASKKGVGATFTLYLPSVNKEGLNSDE, encoded by the coding sequence ATGTCGAGAGTACCTCATCTTCGGAAGTTTGCTGTTACACAAGTTTACGGAGACTCGTCAAATTTCATCCTCAGCTCTCAGGTAAACTATCTGTTTCAGATTGATTTGCATGGGAATATCATGTTTGTAAATACTGCGTATGAATATAAATTTGGCGACAAAGAGGAGTACATTGGTCAGCCTTTCTCTGAAAATCTACATCCTGATGACGAAGATAAATGCGAACAGATTACGCTTCGGTGTATTCAAAGTCCGCGTGAACCCCTGCCCATCGAGCTTCGAAAAGCGCAAAGTAACGGTGCTTACTCTACTACTTATTGGGAGTTTGTGGGACTAGTTGATGAACAAGGAAAAACAATTGGAGTGCAGGGAGTAGGGCATGATGTTGGCAACGAAAAAGAAGAAACTTTACGGCTCGAGCAGCTTAGTCAATTAAATCAAAAGCTGCTAACTACTTCTATGCAACTCATGGAGGTTACTTCTGAGACCGTACACCCTACGGTTAGCGAAGCACTAAAAGTTATCGCGCAATTTTTAGGTTTTCAGCGAGGGCTGGTATACGTGCGAGAACAGAAAAAGGACCAGTTGGAAGGGCGGCTTACTTACGAGTATTCTTCTCCGGAGGTATTTCCTTTAAGCAGTGACGTTAGTCAGCTATCCATAAAAAACTTTCCTTGGTGGACTGAGCGAGCTTCGCGCTGTGAATCTTTTGAGATTTCAGGTATCAAGAACTTGCCCAGAGAGGCTCATCGTGAAAGGTGGTTTCTCAATATGCTAAACTTGGAGTCAGTTGTAGCTATTCCCGTAGTGTATCAACAAGAGCTTACTGGTTATGTGTTGTTTGTCAGTTCTACGCAAGTTGAACCGAAAACAGATGAACTATTGGAGTCACTCAAATCGCTGGGGGTTATCTTAGGCAAAGCGTTGCATCATATCCAGCTGAATCAGCCACTATTGGATAGTCGTAGCCAGCATAAACTACTGACGGAAAACGTAGCAGACATGGTGAGTAAGCACGACTTAGACGGAACGTACAATTATGTATCACCCTCATGTGAGAGTCTAACCGGGTTTAAACCATCAGAATTGTTAGGCACTTCGCCGTTCAACTGGATTCATCCCGATGATCATGCCAAAGCATCGGAACACTTAGAGCAGGTATTAGCGGGAGAATGTGTTCGTTACCAATACCGTAAACGCCGAAAAGATGGTCAGTACTATTGGGTAGAAGTAACCGCCCAGTTGGTGCAGGAGGGAAAGAAGCAAGAGGTTGTGACTTCTATTCGCAGCGTTCATCAGCAAAAACTTACTGAGCAAGCCAACGCGGAGTTGCTGGCGAAAAGCCAGAGGCTAAATGAAAAACTGCAAGAAAGTCAGCAGAAACTGAAACTGACTTTGGCTCGTACTCAAGAACTTAACGAGCTATTACTAAAAAGCGAAAAGAAGTTTCGGAGCCTCACCGAGAAGAGCTTCGATGCTATTATGATGTACGATACCCAAGGAGTAATTACCTACGCTAGCCCTTCGGTGGCGAGTGTAACTGGGTATACTGCTGAAGAATTAGTGGGTAACTACGCCCGTGACTACATATTTCCGGAAGACCTTCCGCTGGTTGGGGGAATAATGCACAATGCTATTGCTAACCCTCGAGAGCGATTTAGTAGTCTTTCCCGCATAGTGCGTAAAGATGGAGAAGTTATTTGGGTAGAATCAGTTATGACGAATCTACTGATGGACGAAAGCATTCAGGGGTTGGTATCTAATTTTCGGGATGTTACCGAGCAGCAAAAGAGTGAACAGGCCATTAAAGAATACTCAAAGCGGCTAGCTATTGCTACCGAGTCGGCCAATATTGGTATCTGGGACTGGATAATCCCGCAAAACCACATGGTTTGGGATGAACGTACCTGTCAGATGTTCGGGGTAAACCCTAAGGACAAAGCAGATGACCGGATAGCGTGGAAGGATGTTGTGCATCCAGACGACAGTAAGCGTGTTCAAGATGAAAAATCCGCTGCTCTGCAAAAGCGACGAAACTACGATGTAGAGTTCAGAATTATTCGGCAGGATACGCACCAAATACGGCACATTAAGTCATACGCTAAAGTTACCTTTCTTGAGGAAGAACCGGTGCGTATGACCGGAGTAAATCTTGATATCACTACTTTAAAAAATGCGGAAGAGCAACTTCGCAAAAATGTAACTGCCTTAGAGAAATCAAATGCTGAACTAGATCAATTTGTTTATAGCACATCCCATAATTTGCGAGCACCCCTTGCTTCGGTGCTAGGCTTGGTCTCTTTACTGGAAGGAAATAGTAATCTCAACGAGCGCGAGCAGTACTTACAACTGATTGAAAATAGCATCCACCGATTAGACGAAACTATCCAGGAAATTATTGACTACTCCCGTAATTCCCGTATCGAGATTAGTACCGAACCAATTCATTTTCAGCATATTATTGCCGATGTGCTAGACGGTCTTTATTTCTTGCGAAGCTCCATTAATATTGAGATCAACTTAAATATCGCAGATAATTTAGTCTTCTTCTCTGATATTTCACGAGTACGGATGATTCTTAATAACCTGCTCTCTAATGCCATCAAGTACTTCAATCCGTACGCCGAGCAGCCTAGTGTAACTATATCGGTGCAGTCGCACCTTCAGGGAGTAGAACTGATTGTAGAAGATAATGGAATTGGTATACCAACGGAAATTCAGAGCAAAGTATTTGATATGTTTTTCCGGGCAACTACGAGTACAAATGGCTCAGGGCTAGGGTTGTACATTGTGCGTGAGGCAACCCATCTGCTGGGTGGAAGTATTTCTCTCGCTTCTAAGAAAGGAGTAGGAGCTACCTTCACGTTATACTTACCGTCAGTGAACAAAGAAGGCTTAAACAGCGATGAGTAA